From Pantoea sp. Ep11b, the proteins below share one genomic window:
- the hupB gene encoding nucleoid-associated protein HU-beta, translating into MNKSQLIDKIAADADISKAAAGRVLDAFMGSVSDALKEGDEVALVGFGTFSVRDRAARTGRNPQTGKEITIPAGKVPGFRAGKALKDAVN; encoded by the coding sequence GTGAATAAGTCACAATTGATCGACAAAATTGCTGCTGATGCTGATATTTCTAAAGCGGCAGCGGGACGTGTTTTAGATGCATTTATGGGTTCCGTTTCAGATGCGCTGAAAGAGGGTGACGAAGTGGCCCTGGTCGGTTTCGGCACTTTCTCCGTGCGTGACCGCGCGGCACGTACCGGTCGTAACCCGCAAACCGGTAAAGAGATCACCATCCCGGCCGGTAAAGTACCCGGTTTCCGTGCTGGTAAAGCATTGAAAGACGCAGTCAATTAA
- the lon gene encoding endopeptidase La, whose translation MNPERSERIEIPVLPLRDVVVYPHMVIPLFVGREKSIRCLEAAMDHDKKIMLVAQKEASTDEPGINDLFSVGTVASVLQMLKLPDGTVKVLVEGLQRAHITTLADNGDHFVAQAEYLVSPEIEEREQEVLVRTAINQFEGYIKLNKKIPPEVLTSLNNIDDAARLADTVAAHMPLKLADKQSVLEMSDVNERLEYLMAMMESEIDLLQVEKRIRNRVKKQMEKSQREYYLNEQMKAIQKELGEMDDAPDEYEALKRKIDAAKMPEEAREKADAELQKLKMMSPMSAEATVVRGYIDWMVQVPWNARSKVKKDLRKAQETLDTDHYGLERVKDRILEYLAVQSRVSKIKGPILCLVGPPGVGKTSLGQSIAKATGRKYVRMALGGVRDEAEIRGHRRTYIGSMPGKLIQKMAKVGVKNPLFLLDEIDKMSSDMRGDPASALLEVLDPEQNIAFNDHYLEVDYDLSDVMFVATSNSMNIPAPLLDRMEVIRLSGYTEDEKLNIAKQHLLTKQIERNALKASEITVEDSAIIGIIRYYTREAGVRSLERELSKLCRKAVKSLLMDKSKKHITINGENLKDFLGVQRFDYGRADSENRVGQVTGLAWTEVGGDLLTIETACVPGKGKLTYTGSLGEVMQESIQAALTVVRARAEKLGINGDFYEKRDIHVHVPEGATPKDGPSAGIAMCTALVSCLTGNPVRADVAMTGEITLRGQVLPIGGLKEKLLAAHRGGIKTVLIPDDNKRDLEDIPQNVIADLEIHPVKRIEEVLNLALENAPYGMQVATAK comes from the coding sequence ATGAATCCTGAGCGTTCTGAACGCATTGAAATCCCCGTGTTGCCGCTGCGCGACGTGGTGGTTTATCCGCACATGGTAATTCCGTTGTTTGTTGGCCGGGAAAAATCAATTCGGTGCCTTGAAGCCGCAATGGATCATGATAAAAAAATCATGCTGGTCGCACAGAAAGAGGCTTCAACGGATGAACCTGGCATTAACGATCTCTTCTCAGTAGGGACCGTTGCATCTGTATTGCAAATGCTGAAACTGCCGGATGGCACCGTCAAAGTTCTGGTCGAAGGTTTACAGCGCGCCCATATTACGACGCTGGCCGATAACGGTGACCATTTTGTAGCACAAGCTGAATATCTGGTGTCGCCAGAGATCGAAGAGCGCGAGCAGGAAGTCCTGGTGCGCACGGCGATCAATCAGTTTGAAGGCTATATCAAACTCAATAAAAAGATCCCACCCGAGGTGTTAACCTCGCTGAACAACATTGACGATGCGGCGCGCCTGGCCGACACCGTTGCGGCACATATGCCGCTGAAGCTGGCCGACAAACAGTCTGTGCTGGAGATGTCCGACGTTAATGAGCGTCTGGAATATCTGATGGCCATGATGGAATCTGAAATCGATCTGCTGCAGGTTGAGAAGCGCATTCGCAACCGCGTGAAGAAGCAGATGGAGAAGAGCCAGCGCGAGTACTATCTGAATGAGCAGATGAAAGCGATTCAGAAAGAGCTGGGCGAGATGGATGACGCGCCGGACGAGTATGAAGCGTTAAAACGCAAAATCGATGCGGCGAAAATGCCGGAAGAGGCGCGTGAGAAAGCGGACGCTGAGCTGCAGAAACTGAAAATGATGTCTCCGATGTCCGCAGAAGCGACCGTGGTTCGCGGCTATATCGACTGGATGGTGCAGGTTCCGTGGAACGCCCGCAGCAAAGTGAAAAAAGATCTGCGTAAGGCGCAGGAGACCCTGGATACCGACCATTACGGCCTGGAGCGCGTGAAGGATCGTATTCTTGAGTATCTTGCGGTGCAGAGTCGCGTCAGCAAAATCAAAGGCCCGATTCTGTGCCTGGTCGGACCGCCAGGGGTGGGTAAAACCTCGCTGGGTCAGTCGATCGCCAAAGCGACCGGCCGCAAATATGTGCGTATGGCGCTGGGCGGCGTGCGTGACGAAGCGGAAATCCGTGGTCACCGCCGGACTTACATCGGCTCCATGCCGGGTAAGCTGATCCAGAAAATGGCCAAGGTCGGGGTAAAAAACCCGCTGTTCCTGCTGGATGAGATCGACAAAATGTCCTCCGACATGCGTGGCGATCCTGCTTCTGCGCTGCTGGAAGTGCTCGATCCTGAGCAGAACATTGCGTTCAACGACCACTATCTGGAAGTCGACTATGACCTTTCCGATGTGATGTTCGTGGCGACTTCGAACTCCATGAACATTCCGGCGCCGCTGCTGGATCGTATGGAAGTCATCCGTCTGTCGGGCTATACCGAGGATGAGAAGCTGAACATCGCCAAGCAGCACCTGCTGACCAAGCAGATCGAACGTAACGCGCTGAAAGCCAGCGAAATTACGGTCGAGGACAGCGCGATTATCGGCATCATCCGTTATTACACCCGTGAAGCCGGGGTGCGTAGCCTTGAGCGTGAGCTGTCGAAACTGTGCCGTAAAGCGGTGAAATCACTGCTGATGGACAAGAGTAAAAAGCACATCACCATCAATGGCGAAAACCTCAAGGATTTCCTGGGCGTTCAGCGCTTTGACTACGGCCGTGCCGACAGTGAAAACCGCGTGGGTCAGGTCACCGGTCTGGCGTGGACCGAAGTGGGCGGCGATCTGCTGACCATCGAAACCGCCTGCGTACCGGGTAAAGGTAAGCTGACCTACACCGGCTCTCTGGGCGAGGTGATGCAGGAGTCAATTCAGGCTGCACTGACGGTCGTGCGTGCCCGTGCAGAGAAGCTGGGCATCAATGGTGACTTCTACGAAAAACGCGATATTCACGTTCACGTTCCTGAAGGTGCCACACCGAAAGATGGCCCGAGTGCTGGTATCGCCATGTGTACGGCGCTGGTCTCCTGTCTGACCGGAAACCCGGTGCGGGCGGATGTGGCAATGACCGGTGAGATCACCCTGCGCGGTCAGGTGCTGCCGATTGGCGGACTGAAAGAGAAACTGCTGGCCGCACACCGTGGTGGCATCAAAACCGTGCTGATCCCGGACGACAACAAACGTGACCTGGAAGACATTCCACAGAACGTGATTGCCGACCTGGAGATCCATCCGGTGAAGCGCATTGAAGAGGTGCTGAATCTGGCCCTGGAAAATGCGCCATACGGTATGCAGGTCGCGACAGCAAAATAG
- the ppiD gene encoding peptidylprolyl isomerase → MMDNLRAASNHVVLKIILGLIILSFVLTGVGNYLIGGNNDYAAKVNGQEISRGQLEQAFNSERNRQQQMLGDQFSQLASNDGYMQQIRQQALSQLIDQALLDSYIKDLHLSISDDQVKQAIFNQKAFQTNGKFDNAKYLGLIGNMGFSADQYAEALRKQLSNQQLINAVANTDFTLKGEASKLVDLVSQQREIRQATLDVNALAAKQTVTDDEISQYYQQHKSSFMAPEQFRVSYLLMDAASMQQAASDADIQAWYDQHKADYTQPQRNRYSVIQTKTEADANAVLAQLKAGASFADVAKAKSIDPISARKGGDMGWLEPSTTPDELKNAGLTEKGQMSGVIKSSVGFLVVRLDDIQPEQVKSLDEVRSAVAAKVKQEKGVDAFYKLQQKVSEAASNDNESLAGAEQASGLKAKETGWFSQDTLPAELNFDAVKQAIFNGGLVGQNGAPGNNSDIITVDGDRAFVLRISEHKPEAVKPLDQVKAQITDTLKHDKATQQAKAQADKLLADLKAGKQDALTAAGLTLSASKTVDRNAQDPVAQTAFNLPQPAENKPSWGVSEDMQGNVVLVAVDKVKTGSMPQAQIDEMVKGVTQNNAQLTFEALLQNLRKEAKIKYGAAAQMQ, encoded by the coding sequence ATGATGGACAATTTACGCGCGGCGTCGAACCATGTCGTGCTCAAGATTATTTTGGGGCTGATTATCCTCTCCTTTGTGCTGACGGGCGTTGGCAACTATCTGATTGGCGGCAATAACGACTATGCAGCCAAAGTAAACGGTCAGGAGATCAGCCGGGGACAGCTGGAGCAGGCGTTTAACAGCGAACGCAACCGTCAGCAGCAGATGCTGGGCGACCAGTTCTCGCAGCTGGCCAGTAACGACGGCTATATGCAGCAGATCCGCCAGCAGGCGCTGTCGCAGCTGATCGATCAGGCGCTGCTCGACAGCTACATCAAAGATCTTCATCTCAGCATCAGCGACGATCAGGTCAAACAGGCGATCTTCAATCAGAAGGCGTTCCAGACCAACGGCAAATTCGACAACGCGAAATATCTGGGCCTGATCGGCAACATGGGCTTTAGCGCGGATCAATATGCGGAAGCGCTGCGCAAGCAGCTCTCCAATCAGCAGCTGATCAATGCGGTGGCGAACACCGACTTCACGCTGAAAGGCGAAGCCAGCAAGCTGGTTGATCTGGTGTCGCAGCAGCGTGAAATCCGTCAGGCCACACTGGACGTCAACGCGCTGGCAGCGAAACAGACCGTAACCGACGATGAAATCAGCCAGTATTATCAGCAGCATAAAAGCAGCTTCATGGCGCCGGAACAGTTCCGGGTCAGCTACCTGCTGATGGATGCAGCCAGCATGCAGCAGGCAGCCAGCGATGCCGATATTCAGGCCTGGTACGATCAGCATAAAGCGGATTACACCCAGCCACAGCGCAACCGCTACAGCGTGATTCAGACAAAAACAGAAGCCGATGCCAATGCGGTGCTGGCGCAGCTGAAAGCGGGAGCCAGCTTTGCTGACGTGGCAAAAGCCAAATCGATTGACCCGATCTCTGCCCGTAAAGGCGGCGATATGGGCTGGCTGGAACCCTCAACGACGCCGGATGAGCTGAAAAATGCCGGGCTGACGGAGAAAGGCCAGATGTCAGGCGTGATCAAATCCTCTGTCGGCTTCCTGGTGGTTCGCCTGGATGATATCCAGCCAGAGCAGGTGAAATCGCTGGATGAGGTTCGCAGCGCCGTAGCGGCCAAAGTGAAGCAGGAGAAGGGCGTGGATGCCTTCTACAAACTGCAGCAGAAGGTCAGCGAAGCAGCCAGCAATGACAACGAGTCACTGGCGGGTGCCGAGCAGGCGTCTGGTCTGAAAGCGAAAGAGACCGGCTGGTTCAGTCAGGATACGCTGCCAGCGGAGCTGAATTTCGATGCGGTGAAACAGGCGATCTTCAATGGCGGTCTGGTGGGCCAGAACGGCGCGCCGGGCAACAACTCTGACATCATCACCGTCGATGGCGATCGTGCTTTTGTGCTGCGTATCAGTGAGCATAAACCGGAAGCGGTAAAACCGCTGGATCAGGTTAAAGCGCAGATCACCGACACGCTGAAGCATGACAAAGCAACGCAGCAGGCCAAAGCTCAGGCAGATAAGCTGCTGGCCGACCTGAAAGCCGGTAAGCAGGATGCGCTGACGGCGGCAGGTCTGACGCTGAGCGCCAGCAAGACCGTAGATCGTAATGCACAGGATCCGGTGGCTCAGACTGCTTTCAATCTGCCTCAGCCAGCGGAAAACAAACCCTCCTGGGGTGTCAGCGAAGATATGCAGGGCAACGTCGTGCTGGTGGCGGTCGATAAGGTTAAAACCGGCAGCATGCCGCAGGCGCAGATTGACGAGATGGTCAAAGGCGTCACGCAGAACAATGCGCAGCTGACGTTTGAAGCACTGCTGCAGAACCTGCGTAAAGAGGCCAAAATCAAGTACGGCGCAGCCGCACAAATGCAGTAA
- a CDS encoding helix-hairpin-helix domain-containing protein: protein MAKSQLIALYFSLALGGALCHSVSLAAEPEPAGSVVTQHASPGLLPENSPPPQQEQVSINQATAEQLSAAMNGVGLKKAQAIVNYREQYGPFSAIQQLSEVPGIGNALIERNAARLKL from the coding sequence ATGGCTAAATCACAACTTATTGCCCTCTATTTTTCACTCGCGCTGGGCGGCGCACTCTGTCACAGCGTCTCACTGGCTGCGGAACCGGAACCGGCTGGCAGCGTCGTTACGCAACATGCCTCACCGGGATTGTTGCCGGAGAACAGCCCGCCGCCGCAACAGGAACAGGTCAGCATCAACCAGGCGACAGCCGAACAGCTCTCTGCTGCCATGAATGGCGTGGGGCTGAAAAAGGCTCAGGCGATTGTGAACTACCGCGAACAGTACGGGCCCTTTAGTGCCATTCAGCAACTCAGCGAAGTGCCGGGCATTGGTAATGCGCTGATTGAACGTAATGCAGCCAGGCTGAAACTGTGA
- a CDS encoding YbgC/FadM family acyl-CoA thioesterase — MQTIIKVRGYHLDVYQHVNNARYLEFLEEARWQWLEEVEAFHWLLEQKLAFVVVNININYRRPAVLGDVLAIESEITQLNGRSGIIAQRVMLAGQETVVADAALTFVCIDLQTQKAVALEGELRERLMRLMA, encoded by the coding sequence ATGCAGACCATAATAAAAGTGCGCGGCTATCATCTGGATGTCTATCAGCACGTTAACAATGCACGCTATCTTGAGTTTCTTGAGGAGGCGCGCTGGCAATGGCTGGAAGAGGTTGAGGCATTTCACTGGTTGCTGGAACAGAAGCTGGCTTTCGTCGTGGTCAATATCAACATCAACTACCGTCGTCCGGCCGTGCTGGGCGACGTGCTGGCGATAGAGAGTGAGATCACCCAGCTAAATGGCAGAAGCGGCATTATTGCTCAGCGGGTAATGCTGGCAGGCCAGGAGACCGTGGTGGCGGATGCCGCACTGACCTTTGTCTGCATCGATTTGCAGACTCAGAAGGCCGTTGCGCTTGAAGGGGAGCTCCGCGAGCGCCTGATGCGCCTGATGGCCTGA
- the queC gene encoding 7-cyano-7-deazaguanine synthase QueC, which translates to MKRAVVVFSGGQDSTTCLIQALQLYDEVHCVTFDYGQRHREEIEVAQDLALKLGARAHKVLDVTMLNELAVSSLTRDNIPVPAYDPAASGLPSTFVPGRNILFLTLASVYAYQVEAEAVITGVCETDFSGYPDCRDEFVKALNQAVTLGMARTIRFETPLMWLNKAETWALADYWQQLSLVREQTLTCYNGVKGDGCGECAACHLRARGLQAYLDDRPGVMAAMKAKSGLN; encoded by the coding sequence ATGAAACGCGCGGTTGTTGTTTTCAGCGGTGGACAGGATTCCACCACCTGCCTGATCCAGGCTCTGCAGCTTTATGATGAAGTCCACTGTGTCACCTTCGATTATGGACAGCGCCACCGGGAAGAGATCGAGGTGGCCCAGGATCTGGCGTTGAAGCTGGGTGCGCGCGCGCATAAAGTGCTGGATGTCACCATGCTGAACGAACTTGCCGTCAGCAGCCTGACCCGGGATAACATTCCGGTACCGGCTTACGATCCTGCGGCCAGCGGTTTGCCCAGTACGTTCGTTCCCGGACGCAATATTCTCTTCCTGACGCTGGCCTCGGTTTACGCCTATCAGGTCGAGGCGGAAGCGGTGATCACCGGCGTCTGTGAGACCGATTTTTCCGGCTATCCCGACTGCCGCGATGAGTTTGTCAAAGCCCTGAACCAGGCGGTTACGCTGGGTATGGCGCGCACGATCCGTTTCGAAACGCCGCTGATGTGGCTCAACAAAGCGGAAACCTGGGCGCTGGCGGACTACTGGCAACAGCTCTCCCTGGTACGCGAGCAGACGCTGACCTGCTACAACGGCGTAAAAGGCGACGGCTGTGGTGAGTGCGCGGCCTGTCATTTGCGGGCCAGGGGTTTACAGGCCTATCTGGACGATCGGCCGGGCGTGATGGCGGCTATGAAAGCGAAAAGCGGCCTGAACTGA